The Sediminispirochaeta bajacaliforniensis DSM 16054 genome contains a region encoding:
- a CDS encoding ABC transporter substrate-binding protein: MKRSFLVIFALLLVAGLAFAGGTQEGGSAATSEPAAKEIKNPDTFVYASYGTVESLDPARAYDEVSGGVIQNLYETLVFFDGSAVDKFVPVLCEEVPTVENGGISNGGKTYTFKIRKGIKFHSGNELTPEVVRYSFIRSLVTDPDAGPVWMLYFPLFGTYSSRDGDGNIVAKWEDLQNAIQVKGDSVVFNLKAPFPPFLAILSGYWSAIVDKDFVIANGGWDGTESTWKSYNAPANGEETLNDIASGTGPYKLDRWERGVEVVMTRNEDFHGEKPALAKGIYKVVDEWSTRKLMLLQGDADCVEVDPLYYDEMEKESGITVVKDLKELGVRAINFNQDINATDNPAIYSAKLDGDGIPSDFFTDKDVRLAFSYCWDEDTYISDILNGAGIDCPTPHVSGLPYRNDSLKRIPYDPAQAEAHFKKAWGGQVWDKGFKMDFLYNTGNEVREASVKMLAENIMKLNPKFKINVRGIEWASYVQATRARTLPLFYIGWGADYPHPDNFMTTYMHSQGVYGGRCGYNNPEADRLLEAGAIETDPAKAKEIYYRIQDIWLEDAPGIVMHQPVSRRYFKDWVKGYVFHPMENHPLIFSQFTKEY, translated from the coding sequence ATGAAAAGGAGCTTTTTAGTCATCTTTGCCCTACTTCTTGTTGCCGGCCTTGCTTTTGCAGGTGGTACTCAGGAAGGTGGTTCCGCGGCAACGTCGGAACCTGCGGCGAAAGAAATCAAGAATCCGGATACCTTTGTGTATGCCAGTTACGGCACCGTAGAGAGCTTGGACCCCGCCCGAGCCTATGACGAAGTATCCGGCGGTGTAATCCAGAATTTATACGAGACATTGGTCTTCTTCGACGGTTCTGCCGTGGACAAGTTCGTTCCCGTTCTCTGTGAGGAGGTTCCTACGGTTGAGAACGGCGGCATTTCCAATGGCGGAAAGACCTATACATTCAAAATCAGAAAGGGAATCAAATTCCATAGCGGAAATGAGCTCACTCCTGAGGTGGTGCGGTACTCCTTTATCCGTTCCCTGGTGACCGATCCCGACGCTGGCCCCGTCTGGATGCTCTATTTCCCCCTCTTCGGTACCTACTCAAGCCGTGACGGGGATGGAAACATCGTTGCAAAATGGGAAGATTTGCAGAATGCAATTCAGGTTAAGGGAGACTCGGTGGTTTTCAATCTGAAAGCCCCTTTTCCTCCATTTCTTGCGATTCTTTCGGGCTATTGGTCTGCGATTGTGGATAAGGATTTCGTTATTGCCAACGGCGGTTGGGACGGCACCGAGTCCACCTGGAAGAGCTACAACGCTCCTGCCAACGGAGAAGAAACCCTTAACGATATCGCTTCCGGCACCGGCCCTTACAAGCTTGACCGCTGGGAACGCGGTGTAGAGGTCGTTATGACGCGAAACGAGGATTTCCACGGTGAAAAGCCTGCTCTTGCTAAGGGAATTTACAAAGTGGTTGATGAATGGTCGACCCGGAAACTGATGCTTCTCCAGGGCGATGCGGATTGTGTCGAGGTAGATCCCCTTTATTACGATGAGATGGAGAAAGAGAGCGGTATTACCGTTGTCAAAGATTTGAAAGAACTCGGTGTTCGTGCAATTAACTTCAATCAGGATATCAATGCCACGGACAACCCTGCTATTTATAGTGCAAAACTGGACGGAGATGGTATTCCCTCCGATTTCTTTACGGATAAAGATGTTCGTCTTGCTTTCAGTTACTGCTGGGATGAAGATACCTATATCTCCGACATCCTGAACGGGGCTGGTATCGACTGTCCCACTCCCCATGTTTCCGGACTTCCCTACCGAAACGATTCCCTTAAGCGGATTCCCTATGATCCTGCACAGGCCGAAGCGCATTTTAAAAAGGCCTGGGGCGGACAGGTTTGGGACAAGGGTTTTAAGATGGATTTCCTCTACAACACAGGAAACGAGGTGCGTGAGGCTTCCGTCAAGATGCTGGCCGAAAACATCATGAAGCTCAATCCGAAGTTTAAGATTAATGTTCGCGGAATCGAATGGGCCAGTTATGTTCAGGCCACCCGTGCCAGGACTCTGCCCCTTTTCTACATCGGTTGGGGGGCTGATTATCCCCACCCCGATAACTTTATGACGACCTATATGCACTCACAGGGTGTTTACGGCGGTCGATGCGGTTACAACAACCCCGAGGCGGACCGTCTCCTCGAGGCCGGAGCCATCGAAACCGATCCTGCCAAGGCGAAAGAGATTTACTACCGCATACAGGATATATGGCTGGAGGATGCTCCCGGTATCGTTATGCATCAGCCGGTATCCCGCCGATACTTTAAGGACTGGGTAAAGGGCTATGTTTTCCATCCCATGGAGAACCATCCCCTTATTTTCAGCCAGTTTACAAAAGAGTATTAA
- a CDS encoding ABC transporter permease → MSLVNYIIRRLFFMIFVLLGVSILVFSVMMLLPPGMRAAAYVTNEKISPDQFENIIRTYGLDDPAPVQYFRWMGNVLKGDFGYSATAEAPVLSAFKSYFPVTFELVLYSTPLIILFGVWLGTLGAIHKDTPIDHGSRIFAIIGYSLPTFWLGLILLMLFYGLLGIFPPGTLSNEGKDLLYSQGFHHYTSLITIDAILNGRWGLFKDALMHLLLPIINLVILSSALIMRLMRSNMLEQLGQDYIRTALAKGADRRTINYKHARRNALLPVITVSGVMFANLMGGMVITETIFSRKGLGWWMARAATQLDVSAVMFNVLFLGMVFVTVNLIVDIIYAAIDPRIRLG, encoded by the coding sequence GTGAGTCTTGTTAACTATATCATTCGAAGACTATTCTTTATGATCTTTGTTCTGCTGGGGGTTTCCATCCTGGTTTTTTCGGTGATGATGCTTCTTCCTCCCGGTATGCGGGCGGCTGCCTATGTCACCAACGAAAAGATCTCCCCCGATCAGTTCGAAAATATTATCAGAACCTACGGCCTGGACGACCCTGCCCCGGTTCAGTATTTCCGCTGGATGGGTAATGTATTAAAGGGCGATTTCGGCTATTCCGCTACTGCCGAGGCTCCCGTCCTTTCGGCCTTTAAAAGCTACTTTCCCGTTACCTTCGAGCTTGTCCTCTATTCGACACCTCTTATTATTCTTTTCGGGGTTTGGCTTGGGACCCTGGGGGCCATCCACAAGGATACGCCCATTGATCACGGGTCCAGAATTTTCGCAATTATCGGCTATTCTTTACCGACCTTCTGGCTCGGCCTTATTTTGTTGATGCTTTTCTATGGGCTCCTCGGTATTTTCCCGCCTGGGACCCTTTCCAATGAAGGAAAAGACTTATTATATAGTCAGGGATTTCATCATTACACATCCCTTATCACCATAGATGCCATACTCAACGGTCGGTGGGGCCTTTTTAAAGATGCTCTCATGCATCTTCTTTTGCCTATCATCAATCTTGTCATCCTTTCTTCGGCCCTGATCATGCGCCTCATGCGAAGTAACATGCTGGAACAGCTTGGACAGGATTATATTCGGACCGCTCTTGCAAAGGGCGCCGACAGGCGGACCATCAACTATAAACATGCACGGCGAAATGCCCTGTTGCCGGTCATAACGGTCAGTGGTGTCATGTTTGCCAATTTGATGGGTGGTATGGTGATTACCGAGACCATCTTCAGCAGAAAGGGACTCGGGTGGTGGATGGCACGAGCTGCGACCCAGCTTGATGTCTCGGCAGTCATGTTCAACGTACTGTTTCTCGGTATGGTTTTTGTTACGGTGAATCTGATTGTTGATATCATCTATGCGGCTATCGATCCGAGAATCCGTCTTGGGTGA
- a CDS encoding ABC transporter ATP-binding protein, which yields MNDNILDIRNLKKYYPVKGGVMRRHIADVKAVDDVSFQIKRGECLGMVGESGCGKTTLGKAILRLHDATAGRVYLDQDAEKIEELEALLASDKQENVAKAEAMRKMMDLTRLKGKAMKEARRKINIVFQDPSNSLNPRLLIKDIVGEPMIIQHVYSSVAEVDERVVELLGTVGLSREHMRRYPHEFSGGQRQRIAVARALATNPKFILMDEPTSALDVSVQAQILNLLKKLQDEFQLTYLFVTHHLLVVKYITQRIAVMYLGKMMELSQTPELFKTPLHPYTKALLSAIPIPDPETKIEKIILSGDVPNPLNPPSGCRFHPRCPYAKEICKERIPALEDAGGGHLVACHRWRELN from the coding sequence ATGAACGATAACATCCTTGATATCAGAAATCTGAAAAAATACTACCCCGTAAAGGGGGGTGTCATGCGTCGGCATATCGCCGATGTGAAGGCTGTGGACGATGTCTCTTTCCAGATTAAGCGAGGCGAATGTCTCGGTATGGTTGGAGAATCCGGATGTGGTAAGACAACTCTGGGAAAGGCTATTTTGCGGCTTCATGATGCCACCGCCGGTCGTGTCTATCTTGATCAGGATGCAGAAAAGATTGAGGAGCTTGAGGCCTTGCTTGCTTCCGACAAGCAGGAGAATGTCGCAAAGGCCGAGGCCATGAGAAAGATGATGGACCTTACCCGCCTCAAGGGCAAGGCCATGAAAGAAGCCCGACGAAAGATCAATATCGTTTTCCAGGACCCCTCAAACTCCCTTAATCCTCGACTACTGATTAAGGATATCGTCGGTGAGCCAATGATAATCCAGCATGTCTATTCCAGTGTGGCAGAGGTTGATGAACGGGTAGTCGAGTTGCTTGGCACCGTCGGTCTTTCCCGTGAGCACATGCGTCGATATCCTCATGAGTTCTCCGGAGGACAGCGGCAGCGTATTGCCGTGGCCCGTGCCCTTGCAACCAATCCCAAGTTTATCTTGATGGATGAGCCTACCAGCGCCCTCGACGTTTCGGTACAGGCACAGATCCTGAATCTGCTTAAAAAACTTCAGGATGAATTCCAGCTTACCTATCTTTTTGTCACCCACCACCTCCTGGTGGTGAAGTATATCACTCAGCGGATTGCCGTAATGTATCTGGGAAAGATGATGGAGCTCTCTCAGACGCCTGAGCTGTTCAAGACACCGCTGCATCCCTACACCAAGGCGCTGCTTTCTGCAATTCCCATTCCGGATCCTGAGACCAAGATTGAAAAGATCATCCTTTCGGGGGATGTTCCAAATCCTCTGAACCCTCCGTCCGGTTGCCGTTTCCATCCCCGTTGTCCCTATGCCAAGGAGATTTGCAAAGAACGCATTCCCGCGCTTGAGGATGCCGGAGGCGGCCATCTTGTCGCCTGCCACAGATGGCGGGAACTCAATTGA
- a CDS encoding ABC transporter permease — protein MQTNDNQQTINAEAVKPVVRSAHPRWKEFGFSMKRLFKNPLTIIGVSIILFFAVLAIFAPLLAPPEYPDDPYKMPHNGWKMTPSPPSAENPLGTLPQQYDILYGIIWGARNAFKIGILVVLANLVVGIVLGALAGYFGGVVDEIIMRITDIFYSIPFLVMAMALVVAIGRGLQSIVIVLIILNWPSYTRVIRSEILVVRDMDYVQAAKASGAGHLWTLIRHVMPNSIFSVIIVASMQIGTTVLSAASLSFLGLGSGAEYADWGQMVSTCRNWIVGPPGDRLAFWYVVLIPGFTIALFVLGWNLLGDAIRDVFDPKMRRK, from the coding sequence ATGCAGACAAACGACAATCAGCAGACCATCAACGCCGAGGCGGTTAAGCCGGTAGTAAGATCGGCCCATCCCCGATGGAAAGAGTTCGGTTTTTCGATGAAGCGGCTCTTCAAGAATCCTCTGACCATCATCGGTGTATCCATTATTCTCTTTTTCGCAGTTCTGGCAATTTTTGCCCCTTTACTGGCCCCGCCCGAGTATCCGGATGATCCCTATAAGATGCCTCACAACGGCTGGAAGATGACTCCGTCGCCTCCCTCTGCGGAGAATCCCCTCGGTACCCTTCCGCAACAGTACGACATTCTGTACGGTATCATCTGGGGGGCGCGAAACGCCTTCAAGATTGGTATTCTTGTCGTTCTTGCGAATTTGGTCGTGGGTATTGTTCTTGGTGCCCTTGCCGGTTATTTCGGGGGGGTCGTCGATGAGATCATCATGAGAATAACCGACATCTTTTATTCGATTCCATTCCTTGTCATGGCGATGGCCCTTGTTGTGGCCATCGGGCGAGGATTGCAGTCGATTGTTATTGTGCTCATTATTTTGAACTGGCCCAGCTATACGCGGGTTATTCGTTCGGAGATTTTGGTTGTCCGGGACATGGATTATGTTCAGGCGGCAAAGGCGAGCGGAGCGGGGCATCTTTGGACCCTCATCCGCCATGTTATGCCCAACAGTATTTTTTCGGTTATTATTGTCGCTTCGATGCAGATAGGTACCACGGTCCTTTCTGCGGCGAGCCTTTCCTTTCTCGGGCTTGGATCCGGGGCCGAATATGCCGATTGGGGGCAGATGGTTTCCACGTGCAGAAACTGGATCGTCGGGCCTCCGGGTGATCGGCTTGCCTTTTGGTATGTGGTGTTGATTCCCGGCTTCACCATCGCGCTGTTTGTACTCGGATGGAACCTTCTCGGGGACGCCATTCGTGACGTTTTCGATCCAAAGATGCGGAGAAAATAG
- a CDS encoding BMP family lipoprotein yields the protein MRKQLVIMLALALTVTTLFANGNTETGASADSGQLRVCIVYSGNLGDKSYNDSCDAGATLAEQELGVKVKNLQGTTSDEWKANLLSACEVQYDLIICSSSNFEEYLKECAPLYPNIKFAIIDTVVKQDNVESISFAQNQGSFLAGAAAAMFTTHAEIPGVNDKAVIGWVGGMDIPVLHDFYIGYEEGAKYINPDIKILQSFAGSWNDPLKGKELTLAQFEQGADIVMNVASGTGPGILEAAKDAGKYAIGVDLNQDNDQPGSVLTSQLKRVDRACYLVIKSVVDGTFSGGNTRYLTLSDGGVSLTDFSVMKAYLGNKFPQDIVDKIEVLQKKIISGEIVVDNYKGFGPEK from the coding sequence ATGAGAAAACAATTGGTCATCATGTTGGCTTTGGCATTGACAGTAACCACGCTGTTTGCCAACGGAAATACCGAAACGGGGGCTTCTGCTGACTCAGGACAGCTTCGCGTTTGTATTGTGTACAGCGGAAACTTAGGAGATAAATCCTATAACGACTCGTGCGATGCAGGAGCCACCCTGGCCGAACAGGAGCTCGGCGTCAAAGTAAAAAATCTGCAAGGCACCACTTCGGATGAATGGAAGGCAAATCTGCTTTCCGCATGCGAAGTCCAGTACGATTTGATTATTTGTTCTTCCTCAAATTTTGAAGAGTATCTAAAGGAGTGTGCTCCGCTGTATCCGAATATCAAGTTTGCAATCATCGATACTGTGGTGAAGCAGGATAATGTAGAATCCATTAGTTTTGCTCAAAACCAGGGATCGTTTTTAGCCGGCGCCGCTGCTGCAATGTTCACGACGCATGCGGAGATCCCCGGTGTAAATGACAAAGCGGTTATTGGATGGGTCGGCGGAATGGATATCCCTGTATTGCATGACTTCTATATCGGTTATGAAGAGGGTGCCAAATATATCAACCCGGACATAAAAATTCTTCAGTCCTTTGCAGGATCCTGGAATGATCCCCTAAAAGGTAAAGAGCTCACGCTTGCTCAGTTCGAACAGGGAGCAGATATTGTCATGAATGTCGCATCTGGTACTGGTCCAGGGATTCTGGAAGCAGCAAAGGATGCGGGTAAGTATGCAATAGGGGTAGATCTGAACCAGGATAATGATCAACCGGGAAGTGTCTTGACTTCGCAGCTGAAACGAGTAGATAGGGCCTGTTATTTAGTCATCAAATCCGTTGTCGACGGGACGTTTAGCGGGGGAAATACCAGATATCTCACTCTTTCTGACGGTGGTGTGAGTCTGACCGATTTTAGTGTTATGAAAGCTTATCTCGGTAATAAGTTCCCTCAAGACATTGTTGATAAAATTGAGGTGCTTCAGAAGAAAATTATTTCCGGAGAAATCGTAGTGGACAATTACAAAGGTTTTGGTCCGGAGAAATAA
- a CDS encoding ABC transporter ATP-binding protein, which produces MEKLADTKELYTNFYTFEGVVKALNGVSIHVNKGETYGLVGESGCGKSVTVRSMMRIVQAPGRIESGQIHLFFSEEQRDKAIDIVGRSEAFMQTIRGNDISMIFQEASSSLNPVLSIGEQVGESFRFHRMPQMLEETEKRLSEDIDAGKGFVPYKKMIRGLMARERAVYERHNRLVLEIDEQLYRLEEATDTSDIRKREALKRHREHIRKRAPLVQFASHVPFFKRYRKRIALTIRGYVIDLLRQLGVPNPDNVVDRYPHELSGGMQQRIVIAIALACHPRMLIADEPTSNLDVTIQAQILDLIKKLKETLISSVLFITHDLGVVAEVCDRVTVMYAGDAVETAEVKELFKDPLHPYTKGLMNSVPKVEQEGALQTIPGTVPNLIHPPTGCRFHPRCPYAMDICKKEKPVTIEHSKDHFVACHLFTGEKHNER; this is translated from the coding sequence GTGGAAAAGCTTGCTGATACGAAGGAGCTCTATACCAATTTTTATACTTTCGAGGGCGTCGTTAAAGCGTTGAACGGAGTCAGTATCCATGTCAACAAGGGGGAGACCTACGGCCTCGTGGGCGAATCGGGATGTGGCAAAAGCGTGACCGTCCGTTCCATGATGCGGATTGTACAGGCTCCCGGCCGAATCGAAAGCGGACAGATTCATCTCTTTTTCAGCGAAGAGCAGCGGGACAAGGCGATCGATATCGTCGGCCGTAGCGAAGCATTTATGCAGACGATCCGGGGAAACGACATCTCCATGATCTTCCAGGAGGCCTCCAGTTCTCTAAATCCTGTGCTTTCCATTGGTGAACAGGTAGGAGAGAGTTTTCGGTTTCACCGTATGCCCCAGATGCTCGAAGAAACGGAAAAAAGACTTTCAGAAGATATAGATGCCGGAAAGGGATTTGTCCCCTACAAGAAGATGATTCGTGGCCTCATGGCTCGGGAACGGGCGGTATATGAACGGCATAATCGATTGGTGCTTGAGATTGATGAACAGCTCTACCGCCTTGAAGAGGCCACAGATACCTCTGATATTAGAAAACGGGAGGCTTTGAAACGACACCGGGAGCATATTCGAAAGAGGGCTCCTTTGGTTCAATTTGCCTCGCATGTTCCTTTTTTCAAGCGTTATCGAAAGCGGATTGCCCTTACCATCAGGGGGTATGTGATCGATCTTTTGCGGCAGTTGGGGGTTCCCAATCCCGACAATGTGGTGGATCGATATCCCCATGAACTTTCCGGCGGCATGCAGCAGCGTATCGTCATAGCCATTGCTTTGGCATGTCATCCCCGTATGTTGATTGCCGATGAGCCGACAAGTAATCTCGATGTTACCATTCAGGCCCAGATTCTCGACCTCATCAAGAAGCTAAAAGAAACCCTTATTTCTTCAGTACTGTTTATTACCCATGATCTCGGTGTTGTTGCCGAGGTGTGTGACCGGGTCACGGTTATGTATGCCGGTGATGCGGTGGAGACGGCGGAAGTAAAGGAACTTTTTAAGGATCCGCTTCACCCCTATACCAAGGGGCTGATGAATTCGGTTCCGAAGGTTGAGCAGGAGGGGGCCTTACAAACCATTCCCGGAACGGTCCCCAATTTGATCCATCCGCCGACAGGCTGCCGATTCCATCCCCGTTGTCCTTATGCGATGGATATCTGCAAGAAAGAAAAGCCGGTCACTATCGAGCATTCGAAGGATCACTTTGTCGCGTGTCATCTCTTCACGGGGGAAAAGCATAATGAACGATAA
- a CDS encoding ABC transporter ATP-binding protein, with amino-acid sequence MSENIIEMHDIVKMFGTVQAVKNGHFTLKKGEIHSLIGENGAGKSTMMKLLYGMYPINNGSIFVNGKHVEQITPKRAIAMGIGMVHQEFMLVNQLTVLENIILGFEPQKGLVIDFDAAKKKVKQYIDQYGMEVQLNKKVSQISLGEAQRVEIIKVLSRGANVIILDEPTAVLTPQETERLFVILENLKKDGKSLVFISHKLNEVMDISDRISVMRQGSSIGTVNKKDTSQRELAKMMIGRELFLNIKRESAVVGETILDVQHVWVSGEKEISKIRDVSFSVRQGEIVGIAGIDGNGQSELVEAITGLRRVEKGKIFLKKKDITNISPKKIRNHGLTHIPEDRNTRGLNRNMTISDNLIASKIDERPYSKGLMMAPSGIRLKVESLIKAFDIRPHDPDVFASALSGGNAQKIVVAREVGTAKTFLVASQPTRGVDIGAIESIRTIIEEEKAKGVGILLVSADLEEILSLSSRIIVMHEGRIMGEMDIEDANEENIGLLMMGGKSPSDNKESL; translated from the coding sequence TTGAGTGAAAATATTATTGAAATGCACGATATTGTCAAAATGTTCGGAACTGTTCAAGCAGTAAAGAACGGACATTTTACTTTGAAAAAAGGAGAGATACATTCCCTGATAGGCGAGAATGGCGCCGGTAAATCCACGATGATGAAGCTTTTGTACGGAATGTATCCCATAAATAATGGCTCTATTTTTGTCAATGGCAAGCATGTTGAACAAATTACGCCTAAACGTGCCATAGCGATGGGGATTGGTATGGTTCACCAAGAATTTATGTTGGTGAATCAGCTGACAGTACTGGAGAACATCATACTGGGATTTGAGCCTCAAAAAGGACTTGTTATTGATTTTGATGCTGCGAAAAAAAAAGTTAAGCAATATATCGATCAATATGGAATGGAAGTTCAGTTAAATAAAAAAGTAAGCCAAATAAGCCTTGGAGAAGCTCAACGAGTAGAGATTATCAAAGTACTTTCACGCGGGGCCAATGTAATCATTCTTGATGAGCCGACGGCCGTACTAACGCCTCAGGAAACAGAACGGCTGTTCGTCATTCTGGAGAACCTGAAGAAAGATGGGAAATCCCTTGTGTTCATTTCCCATAAACTCAATGAAGTCATGGACATTTCCGACAGAATCAGCGTTATGCGGCAAGGCTCTTCCATTGGTACGGTTAATAAAAAGGATACGTCTCAGCGAGAGCTTGCGAAAATGATGATTGGAAGAGAACTTTTCCTAAATATCAAACGCGAAAGTGCCGTTGTGGGCGAAACGATATTGGATGTACAACATGTATGGGTGTCTGGGGAGAAAGAAATTTCTAAGATACGAGACGTGTCCTTCTCTGTTCGCCAGGGAGAGATTGTTGGAATTGCCGGTATTGATGGTAATGGACAAAGTGAGCTTGTGGAAGCTATCACAGGACTGCGAAGGGTTGAAAAGGGAAAAATCTTTCTTAAGAAAAAAGATATAACCAATATATCGCCCAAGAAAATTCGAAACCATGGCTTAACGCACATTCCTGAAGATCGCAATACCAGGGGTTTGAATCGAAATATGACGATCTCTGATAACCTTATTGCAAGTAAGATTGATGAGCGTCCCTATTCGAAGGGGCTGATGATGGCCCCTTCCGGAATTCGGTTGAAAGTGGAGTCTCTCATAAAAGCATTTGATATTCGTCCTCATGATCCTGACGTTTTTGCGTCAGCTTTGTCTGGTGGTAATGCACAAAAGATTGTAGTTGCACGGGAAGTTGGGACAGCTAAGACCTTTCTTGTTGCATCACAGCCTACTCGTGGAGTAGACATTGGTGCAATTGAATCAATCAGGACAATTATCGAGGAAGAAAAAGCGAAGGGGGTAGGTATTCTTCTTGTCTCAGCTGATTTAGAAGAAATTCTATCTCTTTCTAGTCGGATCATCGTTATGCATGAGGGCCGAATCATGGGAGAGATGGATATCGAGGATGCAAACGAAGAAAATATTGGGCTTTTGATGATGGGTGGAAAATCTCCCAGTGATAACAAGGAGAGCCTGTGA